In Achromobacter xylosoxidans A8, a single window of DNA contains:
- a CDS encoding ATP-dependent helicase, whose protein sequence is MSDQTDTSSPSAERPDPLADLNPAQREAAEFGVAGAPGDDGPLLVIAGAGSGKTNTLAHRVAHLILNGADPQRMLLLTFSRRAALEMERRVGSVLQRVMRLRATQQAPSLPWAGTFHAIGARLLRDCAQRIGLSEAFTIHDRGDAEDLMGMVRHELGLSSTKSRFPLKGTCLAIYSRVVNSQTPVADVLKTAFPWCAQWEDELKNLFRAYVAAKQDQQVLDYDDLLLYWAEMMGDPGIAADVGARFDHVLVDEYQDTNRLQSAILMAMKPDGRGLTVVGDDAQSIYSFRAATVRNILDFPGQFPTPARVITLDRNYRSTQPILNASNAVIGLATERYAKDLWTDRKSSQLPELVTVSDEAGQARWVADQVLAQREGGATLKSQAALFRTASHSAALELELTRRNIPFVKFGGLRFLEAAHVKDLLSLLRWAENPRGRMAGFRVAQLLPGIGPATAGKLMDAMSASAEPLRALREFKPGAAAQGEWGAFADTYAALCDPALKWPADVDLALRWYGAQLERLYDDARVRRADLDQLARIAAGYGTRERFLTELTLDPPDATSDESGAPHRDEDYMILSTIHSAKGQEWKAVYVLNVVDGCIPSDMSTGTAEEIEEERRLLYVAMTRAKERLQLIVPQRFYVHQQTGMGDRHVYGSRTRYITNAMLPLFDHLPKPPDLPEGRGVPKEPQAPSVDVAKRVRNLFS, encoded by the coding sequence ATGTCCGACCAAACCGATACGTCCTCCCCGTCCGCCGAACGCCCCGATCCCCTGGCCGATCTCAATCCCGCCCAACGCGAGGCCGCCGAGTTCGGCGTGGCTGGCGCGCCGGGGGACGACGGCCCCTTGCTGGTGATCGCCGGGGCCGGCTCGGGCAAGACCAATACGCTGGCCCACCGGGTGGCGCACCTGATTCTCAACGGCGCCGATCCGCAGCGCATGCTGCTCCTGACCTTCTCGCGCCGCGCGGCGCTGGAAATGGAGCGGCGCGTGGGCTCGGTGCTGCAGCGGGTGATGCGGCTGCGCGCCACGCAGCAGGCGCCGTCGCTGCCCTGGGCCGGCACCTTCCATGCCATCGGCGCGCGCCTGCTGCGCGATTGCGCGCAACGCATCGGGCTGTCCGAAGCCTTCACCATCCATGACCGCGGCGACGCCGAGGACCTGATGGGCATGGTGCGCCACGAGCTGGGGCTGTCGTCCACCAAGTCGCGCTTTCCGCTCAAAGGCACCTGCCTGGCCATCTATTCGCGCGTGGTCAACAGTCAGACGCCGGTGGCCGACGTGCTGAAGACGGCCTTCCCCTGGTGCGCGCAATGGGAGGACGAACTCAAGAACCTGTTCCGCGCCTACGTCGCGGCCAAGCAGGACCAGCAGGTGCTGGACTACGACGATCTGCTGCTTTACTGGGCCGAAATGATGGGCGATCCCGGCATCGCGGCCGACGTGGGGGCGCGCTTCGACCATGTGTTGGTCGATGAGTACCAGGACACCAACCGCCTGCAGTCCGCCATCCTGATGGCAATGAAGCCTGACGGCCGCGGCCTGACGGTGGTGGGCGACGACGCCCAGTCGATTTATTCGTTCCGCGCGGCCACGGTGCGCAACATCCTGGATTTTCCAGGGCAGTTCCCCACGCCGGCCCGCGTCATCACGCTGGACCGCAACTACCGTTCCACGCAGCCCATCTTGAACGCGTCCAACGCCGTGATCGGCCTGGCCACGGAGCGCTACGCCAAGGACCTGTGGACCGACCGCAAGTCGTCCCAGTTGCCCGAACTGGTGACGGTCAGCGACGAAGCCGGCCAGGCGCGCTGGGTGGCCGACCAGGTGCTGGCGCAGCGCGAAGGCGGGGCCACGCTCAAGTCGCAGGCGGCGCTGTTCCGCACCGCCAGCCACAGCGCCGCGCTGGAACTGGAGCTGACCCGCCGCAACATCCCCTTCGTGAAGTTCGGCGGCCTGCGTTTCCTGGAGGCCGCGCACGTCAAGGACCTGCTGTCGCTATTGCGCTGGGCGGAGAATCCGCGCGGCCGCATGGCGGGCTTTCGCGTGGCGCAATTGCTGCCCGGCATCGGCCCGGCCACCGCCGGCAAGCTGATGGACGCCATGTCGGCGTCCGCCGAACCCCTGCGCGCCTTGCGCGAGTTCAAGCCGGGCGCGGCGGCGCAGGGCGAGTGGGGCGCTTTCGCCGACACCTACGCGGCGCTGTGCGATCCCGCGCTCAAATGGCCTGCCGACGTGGACCTGGCTCTGCGCTGGTACGGCGCGCAGCTGGAGCGCCTGTACGACGATGCGCGCGTGCGCCGCGCGGACCTGGACCAGCTGGCGCGCATCGCCGCTGGCTACGGCACGCGCGAACGCTTCCTCACTGAACTGACGCTGGACCCGCCGGACGCCACCAGCGACGAGTCCGGCGCGCCGCATCGCGACGAGGACTACATGATCCTGTCCACCATCCATTCCGCCAAGGGCCAGGAATGGAAGGCGGTCTACGTCCTGAACGTGGTCGACGGCTGCATCCCGTCCGACATGAGCACCGGCACCGCCGAGGAAATCGAGGAAGAGCGCCGCCTGCTGTACGTGGCCATGACGCGCGCCAAGGAACGCCTGCAGCTGATCGTGCCGCAGCGCTTCTACGTGCATCAGCAGACTGGCATGGGCGACCGGCACGTCTACGGATCGCGCACGCGCTACATCACCAATGCGATGCTGCCGCTGTTCGACCACCTGCCCAAACCGCCGGACCTGCCCGAAGGGCGCGGCGTGCCCAAGGAACCGCAAGCGCCCAGCGTGGACGTGGCCAAGCGGGTGCGCAACCTGTTCTCCTAG
- a CDS encoding DUF72 domain-containing protein, with amino-acid sequence MRLLTGTASWTDPTLLACGRFYPPEVRSAEARLRFYASRFPMAEVDSSYYAMPTAENAYLWTQRTPEDFVFNIKAFRLFTGHQTPLSSLPADIRRELPDWPEPVIYHDRMPADLRDELWRRYQLALEPLRMADKLGAVHFQFPPWIRRDARGRARVADCARRMEDNLVSVEFRHRSWFESPSATADTLAFERELGVAHTVVDSPQGFENTVPAVWECTHPELTLLRLHGRNTATWNVSGAASSGRFQYEYSEQELAELAERFSRLAAQSAQAHAVFNTNFEDQGMRNAAAFAAALAPA; translated from the coding sequence ATGCGCCTCTTGACCGGCACCGCCTCCTGGACCGACCCCACCCTGCTGGCCTGCGGCCGCTTCTACCCGCCGGAGGTCCGCAGCGCCGAAGCGCGGCTGCGCTTCTATGCCTCGCGCTTCCCCATGGCCGAGGTCGATTCCAGCTACTACGCCATGCCCACGGCCGAAAACGCCTATCTCTGGACACAGCGCACGCCTGAAGATTTCGTCTTCAATATCAAGGCCTTCCGGCTGTTCACCGGCCATCAGACGCCGCTTTCCTCTCTGCCGGCGGACATCCGGCGCGAGCTGCCGGACTGGCCCGAGCCCGTCATCTACCACGACCGGATGCCTGCGGACCTGCGCGACGAACTCTGGCGCCGCTACCAGCTTGCGCTGGAACCCTTGCGCATGGCGGACAAGCTAGGCGCGGTGCATTTCCAGTTTCCGCCCTGGATCCGCCGCGACGCGCGCGGCCGGGCACGGGTCGCCGACTGCGCCCGGCGTATGGAGGACAATCTGGTCTCGGTGGAGTTCCGCCACCGCAGCTGGTTCGAGTCGCCCTCGGCGACCGCGGACACGCTGGCCTTCGAGCGCGAACTGGGGGTGGCGCATACCGTGGTGGACAGCCCGCAAGGCTTTGAGAACACCGTGCCCGCAGTCTGGGAATGCACTCACCCGGAACTGACACTGCTGCGCCTGCATGGGCGCAACACGGCCACCTGGAACGTGTCCGGCGCCGCCTCCTCGGGGCGCTTCCAATATGAATACTCGGAACAGGAACTGGCCGAACTGGCCGAGCGCTTCTCCCGGCTGGCGGCGCAAAGCGCACAGGCGCACGCGGTCTTCAACACCAACTTTGAAGATCAGGGCATGCGCAACGCCGCGGCCTTCGCGGCGGCGCTAGCGCCCGCCTGA
- a CDS encoding PLP-dependent aminotransferase family protein, whose translation MRSIVGDLLQLRLADGSSEPMNKRLYRGIREAILDGAIAADSRLPASRDLAAELGIARNTVVHVYSQLLAEGYTRSRQGNGTFVNASVPDSYLASGRRMRQPPPAQPRPALSPRGAAIVDGVSASPYQWGAFMPGVPDLTEFPHKKFGRIFSALWRNPSPDLLTYAYGGGLPALREALAQHLALTRSIDCDPEQIIITEGSHQAIDLTTRILGEAGETAWVEDPGYWGARTVLQANGLHTVHLPVDEEGMRLPETVGTPPRFIFVTPSHQYPLGPVMSLTRRRQLLAVARQSGSWIIEDDYDSEFRFSGRPIASLLGLEPDAPVIYMGTFSKTLYPGLRVGYLVLPKTLTAAFQAAHAELYREGHLMTHAALATFISEGHYAAHIRRMRMLYGRRRAMLVNLIERRLGPDWLHRDASMAGLHLVLTLPEDMDDLRVVDVARGKGVLTRALSRYYVNDEGRRPGLLLGYACVPEHDIARKFEVLLESLNEVARAPAALAVSGGR comes from the coding sequence TTGCGGTCCATCGTCGGTGACTTGCTGCAGCTGCGGCTGGCGGACGGCTCCAGCGAGCCCATGAACAAGCGGCTGTACCGCGGCATCCGGGAAGCCATCCTGGATGGGGCCATTGCCGCGGACTCGCGCCTGCCCGCCTCGCGCGACCTGGCGGCCGAGCTCGGCATCGCCCGCAACACGGTGGTCCACGTCTACAGCCAGCTGCTGGCTGAAGGCTACACCCGCAGCCGCCAGGGCAACGGCACCTTCGTCAACGCCTCGGTGCCGGATTCCTACCTGGCCAGCGGCCGGCGCATGCGCCAGCCGCCGCCCGCGCAGCCGCGCCCGGCGCTGTCGCCGCGCGGCGCCGCCATCGTCGACGGCGTCTCGGCCTCGCCCTACCAATGGGGCGCCTTCATGCCCGGCGTGCCGGACCTGACCGAGTTCCCGCATAAGAAGTTCGGCCGCATTTTCAGCGCCTTGTGGCGCAATCCCTCGCCCGACCTGCTGACCTACGCTTACGGCGGCGGGCTGCCCGCCTTGCGCGAGGCGCTGGCGCAGCATCTGGCGCTGACCCGCTCGATCGATTGCGATCCCGAGCAGATCATCATCACCGAGGGCTCGCACCAGGCCATCGACCTGACCACCCGCATCCTGGGCGAGGCCGGCGAGACCGCCTGGGTCGAGGATCCGGGCTACTGGGGCGCGCGCACCGTGCTGCAGGCCAATGGCCTGCATACCGTGCACCTGCCGGTGGACGAGGAGGGCATGCGCCTGCCGGAGACCGTCGGCACGCCGCCGCGCTTCATCTTCGTCACCCCTTCGCACCAGTACCCGCTGGGGCCGGTCATGTCGCTGACGCGCCGGCGCCAACTGCTGGCGGTGGCGCGGCAAAGCGGCAGCTGGATCATCGAGGACGATTACGACAGCGAATTCCGCTTCTCCGGCCGGCCGATCGCCTCGCTGCTGGGACTGGAGCCTGATGCGCCCGTGATCTATATGGGCACCTTCAGCAAGACCCTGTACCCGGGCCTGCGCGTGGGCTATCTGGTGCTGCCCAAGACCCTGACCGCGGCGTTCCAGGCGGCGCACGCCGAGCTGTACCGCGAAGGGCATCTGATGACGCACGCGGCCCTGGCCACGTTCATCTCGGAAGGCCACTACGCCGCCCACATCCGCCGCATGCGCATGCTGTACGGGCGCCGTCGCGCCATGCTGGTCAACCTGATCGAACGGCGGCTGGGACCCGACTGGCTACATCGCGACGCCAGCATGGCGGGGCTGCACCTGGTGTTGACGCTGCCCGAGGACATGGACGACCTGCGCGTGGTGGACGTGGCGCGCGGCAAGGGCGTGCTGACGCGCGCGCTGTCGCGCTATTACGTCAACGACGAGGGCCGCCGGCCCGGTCTGCTGTTGGGCTACGCCTGCGTGCCTGAACACGACATCGCGCGCAAATTCGAAGTGCTGCTGGAAAGCCTGAACGAAGTGGCGCGCGCGCCCGCGGCGCTGGCGGTGTCAGGCGGGCGCTAG
- a CDS encoding 4-aminobutyrate--2-oxoglutarate transaminase produces MKNQDLNTRRSLATPRGVGVMCDFYAVRAENATLWDANGKEYIDFAGGIAVLNTGHLHPKIKAAVAAQLDNFTHTAYQIVPYEGYVSLAERINRLAPIDGLKKSAFFTTGVEAVENAVKIARSATGRSGVIAFSGSFHGRTMLGMALTGKVAPYKLSFGPMPGDIYHVPFPNATQSISVADSLKALDLLFKCDIDPKRVAAIIIEPVQGEGGFNITPPELMTALRKVCDEHGILLIADEVQTGFGRTGKLFAMEHHSVQADLITMAKSLGGGFPISGVVGRADVMDAPAAGGLGGTYAGNPLAVAAAHAVLDVIAEEKLCERADALGDKLRAHLEGLRAKVPGIADVRGLGSMVALELNDPATGKPDAEAVKRVQARAIEKGLILLSCGVYGNVLRFLYPLTIPDAQFDRALAILSEALAA; encoded by the coding sequence ATGAAGAATCAGGACCTGAATACCCGCCGTTCCCTGGCCACGCCGCGCGGCGTCGGCGTCATGTGCGACTTCTACGCGGTGCGCGCCGAAAACGCCACCCTGTGGGACGCCAATGGCAAGGAATACATCGATTTCGCAGGCGGCATCGCCGTCCTGAACACGGGCCACCTGCACCCGAAGATCAAGGCCGCCGTTGCCGCGCAGCTGGACAACTTCACGCACACGGCCTACCAGATCGTGCCGTACGAAGGCTATGTCTCGCTGGCCGAGCGCATCAACCGCCTCGCCCCCATCGACGGCCTGAAGAAGAGCGCCTTCTTCACCACCGGCGTGGAAGCCGTCGAAAACGCCGTCAAGATCGCGCGTTCGGCCACCGGCCGCTCGGGCGTCATCGCCTTCTCGGGCTCGTTCCACGGCCGCACCATGCTGGGCATGGCGCTGACTGGCAAGGTCGCCCCGTACAAGCTGTCGTTCGGTCCGATGCCGGGCGACATCTATCACGTGCCCTTCCCCAACGCCACCCAGTCCATCAGCGTGGCGGACTCGCTCAAGGCGCTGGACCTGCTGTTCAAGTGCGACATCGATCCCAAGCGCGTCGCGGCCATCATCATCGAACCGGTGCAGGGTGAAGGCGGCTTCAACATCACCCCGCCCGAGTTGATGACGGCGCTGCGCAAGGTCTGCGACGAGCACGGCATTCTGCTGATCGCCGACGAAGTCCAGACCGGCTTCGGCCGCACCGGCAAGCTGTTCGCCATGGAGCACCACTCGGTCCAGGCCGACCTGATCACCATGGCCAAGAGCCTGGGCGGCGGCTTCCCGATATCGGGCGTGGTCGGCCGCGCCGACGTCATGGACGCGCCCGCCGCCGGCGGCCTGGGCGGCACCTACGCCGGCAACCCGCTGGCGGTCGCCGCGGCGCATGCCGTGCTGGACGTGATCGCCGAGGAAAAGCTGTGCGAACGCGCCGACGCCCTGGGCGACAAGCTGCGCGCGCATCTGGAAGGCCTGCGCGCCAAGGTTCCGGGCATCGCCGACGTGCGCGGCCTGGGTTCCATGGTCGCCCTGGAACTGAACGATCCCGCCACCGGCAAGCCGGACGCGGAAGCGGTCAAGCGCGTGCAAGCCCGCGCCATCGAAAAGGGCCTGATTTTGCTAAGCTGCGGTGTGTACGGCAACGTCCTGCGCTTCCTGTACCCCTTGACCATCCCCGACGCCCAGTTCGATCGCGCGCTGGCCATCCTGTCCGAGGCGCTTGCCGCCTGA
- a CDS encoding NAD-dependent succinate-semialdehyde dehydrogenase has product MTALTHPLARPDLLRDACYIDGKWVAAGNGPSIPVDNPSTGKTIVSVPKLGRKEAEQAIASAEAALPAWSAKTGKERAAILLKWAQLMMQHQQDLAAIMTSEQGKPVTEAAGEIAYAASFLEWFGEEAKRIDGDILQSPKAGQRLMALKQPIGVTAAITPWNFPAAMITRKVGPALAAGCTMVVKPAQQTPLTALALAVLAEEAGVPAGVFHVITGSSREIGAALCESDVVRKLSFTGSTEVGRTLMEQCAPTIKKLSLELGGNAPFIVFDDADLDRAVDGILASKYRNAGQTCVCANRIYVQAGVYEEIAKRLVAKVEAMKVGDGFADGVTQGPLIDSSAVEKVQEHIADATSHGAKVIAGGKPHALGGTFFEPTVVRDVTQSMRFATEETFGPVAPLFRFETEQEVIGMANDTIFGLAAYFFTRDYARIWRVSEALEYGIVGINTGIISNEVGPFGGVKQSGLGREGSKYGIEEYLEIKYLCVDLGA; this is encoded by the coding sequence ATGACCGCACTGACTCATCCCCTGGCGCGCCCCGACCTGCTGCGCGACGCCTGCTACATCGACGGCAAATGGGTAGCCGCCGGCAACGGCCCGTCCATCCCCGTGGACAATCCCTCCACCGGCAAGACCATCGTGTCCGTGCCCAAGCTGGGCCGCAAGGAAGCCGAACAGGCCATCGCCAGCGCCGAAGCCGCCCTGCCCGCCTGGAGCGCCAAGACCGGCAAGGAACGCGCCGCGATCCTGCTGAAGTGGGCCCAGCTCATGATGCAGCACCAGCAGGACCTGGCCGCCATCATGACCTCCGAGCAGGGCAAGCCCGTGACCGAAGCCGCCGGCGAAATCGCCTATGCCGCCTCGTTCCTGGAATGGTTCGGCGAAGAGGCCAAGCGCATCGACGGCGACATCCTGCAAAGCCCCAAGGCCGGCCAGCGCCTGATGGCGCTCAAGCAGCCCATCGGCGTCACCGCCGCCATCACGCCGTGGAACTTCCCGGCCGCGATGATCACGCGCAAGGTCGGCCCGGCCCTGGCCGCCGGCTGCACCATGGTGGTCAAGCCCGCCCAACAGACGCCGCTGACCGCGCTGGCGCTGGCCGTGCTGGCTGAAGAAGCCGGCGTGCCCGCGGGCGTGTTCCACGTCATCACCGGCAGCTCGCGCGAAATCGGCGCGGCCCTGTGCGAAAGCGACGTGGTGCGCAAGCTGAGCTTCACCGGCTCCACCGAAGTCGGCCGCACGCTGATGGAACAATGCGCGCCCACCATCAAGAAGCTGTCGCTGGAACTGGGCGGCAACGCGCCCTTCATCGTGTTCGACGACGCCGACCTGGACCGCGCCGTCGACGGCATCCTGGCCTCCAAGTACCGCAACGCCGGCCAGACCTGCGTCTGCGCCAACCGCATCTACGTGCAGGCCGGCGTCTACGAAGAGATCGCCAAGCGCCTGGTCGCCAAGGTCGAAGCCATGAAGGTCGGCGACGGCTTTGCCGACGGCGTGACCCAGGGCCCGCTGATCGACAGCAGCGCCGTGGAAAAGGTGCAGGAGCACATCGCCGACGCGACGTCGCACGGTGCCAAGGTGATCGCCGGCGGCAAGCCGCATGCGCTGGGCGGCACCTTCTTCGAACCGACCGTGGTGCGCGACGTGACCCAGTCCATGCGTTTCGCGACCGAGGAAACCTTCGGTCCGGTGGCCCCGCTGTTCCGCTTCGAAACGGAACAGGAAGTCATCGGCATGGCCAACGACACCATCTTCGGCCTGGCCGCCTACTTCTTCACCCGCGACTACGCCCGCATCTGGCGCGTATCCGAAGCGCTGGAGTACGGCATCGTCGGCATCAACACCGGCATCATCTCCAACGAAGTCGGCCCCTTCGGCGGCGTCAAGCAATCCGGCTTGGGCCGCGAAGGCTCCAAGTACGGCATCGAAGAGTACCTGGAGATCAAGTACCTCTGCGTGGACCTGGGCGCCTGA
- a CDS encoding inositol monophosphatase family protein, with amino-acid sequence MSRTFTREDTRRLAAILAETAQTEVMPRFRNLPEGAVRGKSSARDLVTDADEAAERLIATRLAKLHPGAVLIGEEASARNPALLNMLVDADLAFLIDPIDGTRNYVAGLPLFGMMIAACHRGDVIAGVIYDPVSRDSALAVRGEGAWMEYENGKQVPLAVASPAPPDDMDGLISTGALPEPLRTTVNSNLSRRGSTGSLRCAAHEYRMLAAGHCHVALYNQLTAWDHAAGWLLHREAGGYAAHFDGSPYKPTHRTGGLLYAPDAGSWHAARKALMGDMAEASET; translated from the coding sequence ATGAGCAGAACCTTTACCCGCGAGGACACCCGCCGGCTTGCCGCCATCCTGGCCGAAACGGCGCAGACGGAAGTCATGCCGCGCTTTCGCAATCTGCCGGAAGGGGCGGTGCGCGGCAAAAGCTCCGCCCGGGACCTGGTGACCGACGCGGACGAAGCCGCCGAGCGCCTGATCGCGACGCGCCTGGCCAAGCTGCATCCGGGCGCCGTGCTGATCGGCGAGGAAGCCTCGGCGCGCAATCCCGCCCTGCTGAACATGCTGGTCGACGCCGACCTGGCGTTCCTGATCGACCCCATCGACGGCACCCGCAACTACGTGGCGGGGCTGCCCTTGTTCGGCATGATGATCGCCGCCTGCCACCGCGGCGACGTGATCGCGGGCGTCATCTACGACCCGGTCAGCCGCGACAGCGCGTTGGCCGTGCGCGGCGAAGGCGCCTGGATGGAATATGAAAACGGCAAGCAGGTCCCGCTCGCGGTGGCCAGCCCCGCGCCCCCCGACGACATGGACGGCCTGATCTCGACCGGCGCCTTGCCCGAGCCGCTGCGCACGACCGTCAACAGCAATCTGTCGCGGCGTGGCAGCACCGGCTCGCTGCGCTGCGCCGCGCATGAATACCGCATGCTGGCCGCGGGCCACTGCCATGTCGCGCTGTATAACCAGTTGACCGCCTGGGATCACGCGGCCGGCTGGCTGTTGCACCGCGAGGCCGGCGGCTACGCCGCGCACTTCGACGGCTCCCCCTACAAGCCCACGCACCGCACGGGCGGCCTGCTGTACGCGCCGGACGCCGGCAGTTGGCACGCGGCTCGAAAGGCGCTAATGGGGGACATGGCGGAAGCCAGCGAGACTTGA
- a CDS encoding NAD-dependent protein deacetylase produces MDTRVSDLAALRGFVDRHPRLFVLTGAGVSTDSGIPDYRDTEGEWKRKPPMTLQTFMGGELARARYWARSMVGWRRFGHVQPNTSHRALARLESRGRVSVLVTQNVDGLHEAAGSREVVDLHGRLDEVRCMACDWRGGRQAWQEALQDGNPDWMLLDASDAPDGDADLEGEDFARFKVPPCPRCSGVVKPDVVFFGETVPRERVDRANAGLMNADAVLVVGSSLMVYSGYRFVSAASRNGMPIAAINLGRTRADSMLTLKVELPCAEALDAL; encoded by the coding sequence ATGGACACACGAGTCTCTGATCTGGCCGCGCTGCGCGGCTTTGTCGACCGCCATCCGCGGCTGTTCGTGCTGACGGGAGCGGGCGTCAGCACCGACTCCGGCATCCCCGATTACCGCGACACCGAAGGCGAATGGAAGCGCAAGCCGCCCATGACGCTGCAGACCTTCATGGGCGGCGAACTGGCGCGGGCGCGCTACTGGGCGCGCAGCATGGTGGGCTGGCGCCGCTTTGGCCACGTGCAGCCCAATACCTCGCATCGGGCGCTGGCGCGGCTGGAATCGCGCGGCCGCGTCTCGGTGCTGGTGACGCAGAACGTCGATGGCCTGCACGAGGCCGCCGGCAGCCGCGAGGTCGTGGACCTGCACGGCCGGCTCGACGAGGTGCGCTGCATGGCCTGCGATTGGCGCGGCGGCCGCCAGGCCTGGCAGGAGGCGCTGCAGGACGGCAATCCGGACTGGATGCTGCTGGATGCTTCCGATGCGCCTGATGGCGACGCCGATCTGGAAGGCGAAGACTTCGCGCGCTTCAAGGTGCCGCCCTGTCCGCGCTGCAGCGGCGTGGTCAAACCCGACGTGGTGTTCTTTGGCGAAACCGTGCCGCGCGAGCGGGTGGATCGCGCCAATGCCGGCCTCATGAACGCTGACGCGGTGTTGGTGGTGGGCTCTTCATTGATGGTGTATTCGGGCTACCGTTTCGTGTCGGCGGCCTCGCGCAATGGCATGCCGATAGCGGCCATCAATCTGGGACGCACCCGCGCCGACAGCATGCTTACCCTCAAGGTGGAACTGCCTTGCGCCGAGGCGCTGGACGCGTTGTAA
- the epsC gene encoding serine O-acetyltransferase EpsC has translation MSGPTYNAPAHWNLDSIVSGLHEARVAWRGPRGRLREDAGLREFPSQESLRQIVKNLCGALFPMRLGPIDLREEVEDFYVGHTIGAALDALLHQVCLELQYVGRPEQAEPADTRQRAIEIVRQFGAELPRVRAALDLDVTAAYQGDPAAHNVDEVLLCYPGVAAMIHHRLANVLYRLGAPMLARIVAEIAHADTGIDIHPGATIGRSFFIDHGTGVVIGETAIIGDRVRLYQMVTLGAKRFPPGENGELKKGLARHPLIEDDVVIYAGATILGRVTIGKGSTIGGNVWLTRSVPPGSNVTQASLVSDMPDCGLGG, from the coding sequence ATGAGCGGGCCGACCTACAACGCGCCGGCCCATTGGAACCTGGACAGCATCGTGTCCGGCCTGCACGAGGCGCGCGTGGCCTGGCGTGGTCCGCGCGGCCGTCTGCGCGAAGACGCGGGTCTGCGCGAGTTCCCCTCGCAGGAAAGCCTGCGCCAGATCGTCAAGAACCTCTGTGGCGCCCTGTTCCCGATGCGCCTGGGGCCGATCGACCTGCGTGAGGAGGTCGAGGACTTCTATGTCGGGCATACCATCGGCGCGGCGCTGGACGCACTGCTGCACCAGGTCTGTCTTGAGCTGCAATACGTGGGCCGGCCCGAACAGGCGGAACCCGCGGATACGCGCCAGCGCGCCATCGAGATCGTGCGGCAGTTCGGCGCTGAGTTGCCGCGCGTGCGCGCCGCGCTGGACCTGGACGTGACCGCCGCCTACCAGGGCGATCCGGCCGCGCACAACGTGGACGAAGTGCTGCTGTGCTATCCGGGCGTGGCGGCGATGATCCATCACCGCCTGGCCAACGTGCTGTACCGCCTGGGCGCGCCGATGCTGGCGCGCATCGTGGCGGAGATCGCGCATGCGGACACGGGCATCGACATCCACCCGGGCGCCACCATCGGCCGCAGCTTCTTCATCGACCACGGCACCGGCGTCGTGATCGGCGAGACCGCCATCATCGGCGACCGCGTGCGCCTCTATCAAATGGTCACCCTGGGCGCCAAGCGCTTCCCGCCCGGCGAAAACGGCGAACTCAAGAAGGGCCTGGCGCGCCACCCCTTGATCGAGGACGACGTGGTGATCTACGCTGGCGCGACGATTCTCGGCCGCGTCACCATCGGCAAGGGCTCGACCATCGGCGGCAACGTCTGGCTGACCCGCAGCGTGCCGCCCGGCAGCAACGTGACCCAGGCCAGCCTGGTCAGCGACATGCCCGACTGTGGCCTGGGCGGCTGA